Proteins encoded by one window of Microcebus murinus isolate Inina chromosome 2, M.murinus_Inina_mat1.0, whole genome shotgun sequence:
- the SHC1 gene encoding SHC-transforming protein 1 isoform X6 has translation MNKLSGGGGRRTRVEGGQLGGEEWTRHGSFVNKPTRGWLHPNDKVMGPGVSYLVRYMGCVEVLQSMRALDFNTRTQVTREAISLVCEAVPGAKGATRRRKPCSRPLSSILGRSNLKFAGMPITLTVSTSSLNLMAADCKQIIANHHMQSISFASGGDPDTAEYVAYVAKDPVNQRACHILECPEGLAQDVISTIGQAFELRFKQYLRNPPKLVTPHDRMAGFDGSAWDEEEEEPPDHQYYNDFPGKEPPLGGVVDMRLREGVTPGAARPTPPSAQTPSHLGATLPVGQPVGGDPEVRKQLPPPPPCPAGRELFDDPSYVNVQNLDKSRQAGAGPPNPAINGSAPRDLFDMKPFEDALRVPPPSQSLSMAEQLRGEPWFHGKLSRREAEALLQLNGDFLVRESTTTPGQYVLTGLQSGQPKHLLLVDPEGVVRTKDHRFESVSHLISYHMDNHLPIISAGSELCLQQPVERKL, from the exons ATGAACAAGCTGAGTGGAGGCGGCGGGCGCAGGACTCGGGTGGAAGGGGGCCAGCTGGGGGGCGAGGAGTGGACCCGCCACGGGAGCTTTGTCAATAAGCCCACGCGGGGCTGGCTGCATCCCAACGACAAAGTCATGGGACCCGGGGTTTCCTACTTGGTTCGG TATATGGGCTGTGTGGAGGTCCTGCAGTCAATGCGTGCTCTTGACTTCAACACCCGGACTCAGGTCACCAG GGAGGCCATCAGTCTGGTGTGTGAGGCTGTGCCTGGTGCTAAGGGGGCAACAAGGAGGAGAAAG CCCTGTAGCCGCCCGCTCAGCTCTATCCTGGGGAGGAGTAACCTGAAATTTGCTGGAATGCCAATCACTCTCACCGTCTCCACCAGCAGCCTCAACCTCATGGCTGCAGACTGCAAACAG ATCATTGCCAACCACCACATGCAATCTATCTCATTTGCGTCCGGCGGGGATCCG GACACAGCCGAGTATGTCGCCTATGTTGCCAAAGACCCTGTGAATCAGAGAG CCTGCCACATCTTGGAGTGTCCTGAAGGGCTTGCCCAGGACGTCATTAGCACCATTGGCCAGGCTTTCGAGTTGCGCTTCAAACAATACCTCAGGAACCCACCCAAACTGGTCACCCCCCATGACAG GATGGCTGGCTTTGATGGCTCAGCttgggatgaggaggaggaagagccacCTGATCATCAGTACTATAATGACTTCCCAGGGAAGGAACCCCCTCTTGGGGGGGTGGTAGACATGAGGCTTCGGGAAGGAGTCACTCCAGGGGCTGCTCGGCCCACTCCTCCCAGTGCCCAGACACCCAGCCACTTGGGCGCCACTCTG CCCGTAGGGCAGCCTGTTGGGGGAGACCCAGAAGTCCGCAAACAGTTGCCGCCTCCACCACCCTGCCCAG CAGGCAGAGAGCTCTTTGATGATCCCTCCTATGTCAACGTCCAGAACCTAGACAAGTCCCGGCAAGCAGGGGCTGGGCCCCCCAATCCTGCCATCAATGGCAGTGCACCCCGGGATCTCTTTGACATGA AGCCCTTTGAAGATGCCCTTCGGGTGCCTCCACCTTCCCAGTCACTGTCCATGGCTGAGCAACTCCGAGGGGAGCCCTGGTTCCATGGGAAGCTGAGCcggcgggaggctgaggctctgCTGCAGCTGAATGGGGACTTCCTGGTGCGGGAGAGCacaaccacacctggccagtATGTGCTCACTGGCTTGCAGAGTGGGCAGCCCAAGCACCTGCTACTGGTGGACCCTGAGGGTGTG GTTCGGACAAAGGATCACCGCTTTGAGAGTGTCAGTCACCTCATCAGCTACCACATGGACAATCACTTGCCCATCATCTCTGCGGGCAGCGAACTGTGTCTACAGCAACCTGTGGAGCGAAAACTGTGA
- the SHC1 gene encoding SHC-transforming protein 1 isoform X1, with protein MDLLPPKPKYNPLRNESLSSLEEGASGSTPPEELPSPSASSLGPILPPLAGDDSPTTLCSFFPRMSNLKLANPAGGRLGPKGEPGRAADDGEGIVGAALPDSGSLPLLQDMNKLSGGGGRRTRVEGGQLGGEEWTRHGSFVNKPTRGWLHPNDKVMGPGVSYLVRYMGCVEVLQSMRALDFNTRTQVTREAISLVCEAVPGAKGATRRRKPCSRPLSSILGRSNLKFAGMPITLTVSTSSLNLMAADCKQIIANHHMQSISFASGGDPDTAEYVAYVAKDPVNQRATSPQSSLMASAVPSACHILECPEGLAQDVISTIGQAFELRFKQYLRNPPKLVTPHDRMAGFDGSAWDEEEEEPPDHQYYNDFPGKEPPLGGVVDMRLREGVTPGAARPTPPSAQTPSHLGATLPVGQPVGGDPEVRKQLPPPPPCPAGRELFDDPSYVNVQNLDKSRQAGAGPPNPAINGSAPRDLFDMKPFEDALRVPPPSQSLSMAEQLRGEPWFHGKLSRREAEALLQLNGDFLVRESTTTPGQYVLTGLQSGQPKHLLLVDPEGVVRTKDHRFESVSHLISYHMDNHLPIISAGSELCLQQPVERKL; from the exons ATGGATCTCCTGCCCCCCAAGCCCAAGTACAACCCACTTCGGAATGAGTCTCTGTCATCGCTGGAGGAGGGGGCTTCAGGGTCTACCCCCCCGGAGGAGCTGCCTTCCCCATCAGCCTCGTCCCTGGGGCCCATTCTGCCTCCTCTTGCTGGGGATGATAGTCCCACTACCCTGTGCTCCTTCTTTCCCCGGATGAGCAACCTGAAGCTGGCCAACCCGGCTGGGGGGCGCCTGGGGCCTAAGGGGGAGCCAGGAAGGGCAGCCGATGATGGGGAGGGGATCGTAGGGGCAGCCTTGCCGGACTctggctccctgcccctcctccaggacATGAACAAGCTGAGTGGAGGCGGCGGGCGCAGGACTCGGGTGGAAGGGGGCCAGCTGGGGGGCGAGGAGTGGACCCGCCACGGGAGCTTTGTCAATAAGCCCACGCGGGGCTGGCTGCATCCCAACGACAAAGTCATGGGACCCGGGGTTTCCTACTTGGTTCGG TATATGGGCTGTGTGGAGGTCCTGCAGTCAATGCGTGCTCTTGACTTCAACACCCGGACTCAGGTCACCAG GGAGGCCATCAGTCTGGTGTGTGAGGCTGTGCCTGGTGCTAAGGGGGCAACAAGGAGGAGAAAG CCCTGTAGCCGCCCGCTCAGCTCTATCCTGGGGAGGAGTAACCTGAAATTTGCTGGAATGCCAATCACTCTCACCGTCTCCACCAGCAGCCTCAACCTCATGGCTGCAGACTGCAAACAG ATCATTGCCAACCACCACATGCAATCTATCTCATTTGCGTCCGGCGGGGATCCG GACACAGCCGAGTATGTCGCCTATGTTGCCAAAGACCCTGTGAATCAGAGAG CAACCTCACCTCAGAGCTCACTGATGGCCTCTGCTGTGCCCTCAGCCTGCCACATCTTGGAGTGTCCTGAAGGGCTTGCCCAGGACGTCATTAGCACCATTGGCCAGGCTTTCGAGTTGCGCTTCAAACAATACCTCAGGAACCCACCCAAACTGGTCACCCCCCATGACAG GATGGCTGGCTTTGATGGCTCAGCttgggatgaggaggaggaagagccacCTGATCATCAGTACTATAATGACTTCCCAGGGAAGGAACCCCCTCTTGGGGGGGTGGTAGACATGAGGCTTCGGGAAGGAGTCACTCCAGGGGCTGCTCGGCCCACTCCTCCCAGTGCCCAGACACCCAGCCACTTGGGCGCCACTCTG CCCGTAGGGCAGCCTGTTGGGGGAGACCCAGAAGTCCGCAAACAGTTGCCGCCTCCACCACCCTGCCCAG CAGGCAGAGAGCTCTTTGATGATCCCTCCTATGTCAACGTCCAGAACCTAGACAAGTCCCGGCAAGCAGGGGCTGGGCCCCCCAATCCTGCCATCAATGGCAGTGCACCCCGGGATCTCTTTGACATGA AGCCCTTTGAAGATGCCCTTCGGGTGCCTCCACCTTCCCAGTCACTGTCCATGGCTGAGCAACTCCGAGGGGAGCCCTGGTTCCATGGGAAGCTGAGCcggcgggaggctgaggctctgCTGCAGCTGAATGGGGACTTCCTGGTGCGGGAGAGCacaaccacacctggccagtATGTGCTCACTGGCTTGCAGAGTGGGCAGCCCAAGCACCTGCTACTGGTGGACCCTGAGGGTGTG GTTCGGACAAAGGATCACCGCTTTGAGAGTGTCAGTCACCTCATCAGCTACCACATGGACAATCACTTGCCCATCATCTCTGCGGGCAGCGAACTGTGTCTACAGCAACCTGTGGAGCGAAAACTGTGA
- the SHC1 gene encoding SHC-transforming protein 1 isoform X3, translating to MDLLPPKPKYNPLRNESLSSLEEGASGSTPPEELPSPSASSLGPILPPLAGDDSPTTLCSFFPRMSNLKLANPAGGRLGPKGEPGRAADDGEGIVGAALPDSGSLPLLQDMNKLSGGGGRRTRVEGGQLGGEEWTRHGSFVNKPTRGWLHPNDKVMGPGVSYLVRYMGCVEVLQSMRALDFNTRTQVTREAISLVCEAVPGAKGATRRRKPCSRPLSSILGRSNLKFAGMPITLTVSTSSLNLMAADCKQIIANHHMQSISFASGGDPDTAEYVAYVAKDPVNQRACHILECPEGLAQDVISTIGQAFELRFKQYLRNPPKLVTPHDRMAGFDGSAWDEEEEEPPDHQYYNDFPGKEPPLGGVVDMRLREGVTPGAARPTPPSAQTPSHLGATLPVGQPVGGDPEVRKQLPPPPPCPAGRELFDDPSYVNVQNLDKSRQAGAGPPNPAINGSAPRDLFDMKPFEDALRVPPPSQSLSMAEQLRGEPWFHGKLSRREAEALLQLNGDFLVRESTTTPGQYVLTGLQSGQPKHLLLVDPEGVVRTKDHRFESVSHLISYHMDNHLPIISAGSELCLQQPVERKL from the exons ATGGATCTCCTGCCCCCCAAGCCCAAGTACAACCCACTTCGGAATGAGTCTCTGTCATCGCTGGAGGAGGGGGCTTCAGGGTCTACCCCCCCGGAGGAGCTGCCTTCCCCATCAGCCTCGTCCCTGGGGCCCATTCTGCCTCCTCTTGCTGGGGATGATAGTCCCACTACCCTGTGCTCCTTCTTTCCCCGGATGAGCAACCTGAAGCTGGCCAACCCGGCTGGGGGGCGCCTGGGGCCTAAGGGGGAGCCAGGAAGGGCAGCCGATGATGGGGAGGGGATCGTAGGGGCAGCCTTGCCGGACTctggctccctgcccctcctccaggacATGAACAAGCTGAGTGGAGGCGGCGGGCGCAGGACTCGGGTGGAAGGGGGCCAGCTGGGGGGCGAGGAGTGGACCCGCCACGGGAGCTTTGTCAATAAGCCCACGCGGGGCTGGCTGCATCCCAACGACAAAGTCATGGGACCCGGGGTTTCCTACTTGGTTCGG TATATGGGCTGTGTGGAGGTCCTGCAGTCAATGCGTGCTCTTGACTTCAACACCCGGACTCAGGTCACCAG GGAGGCCATCAGTCTGGTGTGTGAGGCTGTGCCTGGTGCTAAGGGGGCAACAAGGAGGAGAAAG CCCTGTAGCCGCCCGCTCAGCTCTATCCTGGGGAGGAGTAACCTGAAATTTGCTGGAATGCCAATCACTCTCACCGTCTCCACCAGCAGCCTCAACCTCATGGCTGCAGACTGCAAACAG ATCATTGCCAACCACCACATGCAATCTATCTCATTTGCGTCCGGCGGGGATCCG GACACAGCCGAGTATGTCGCCTATGTTGCCAAAGACCCTGTGAATCAGAGAG CCTGCCACATCTTGGAGTGTCCTGAAGGGCTTGCCCAGGACGTCATTAGCACCATTGGCCAGGCTTTCGAGTTGCGCTTCAAACAATACCTCAGGAACCCACCCAAACTGGTCACCCCCCATGACAG GATGGCTGGCTTTGATGGCTCAGCttgggatgaggaggaggaagagccacCTGATCATCAGTACTATAATGACTTCCCAGGGAAGGAACCCCCTCTTGGGGGGGTGGTAGACATGAGGCTTCGGGAAGGAGTCACTCCAGGGGCTGCTCGGCCCACTCCTCCCAGTGCCCAGACACCCAGCCACTTGGGCGCCACTCTG CCCGTAGGGCAGCCTGTTGGGGGAGACCCAGAAGTCCGCAAACAGTTGCCGCCTCCACCACCCTGCCCAG CAGGCAGAGAGCTCTTTGATGATCCCTCCTATGTCAACGTCCAGAACCTAGACAAGTCCCGGCAAGCAGGGGCTGGGCCCCCCAATCCTGCCATCAATGGCAGTGCACCCCGGGATCTCTTTGACATGA AGCCCTTTGAAGATGCCCTTCGGGTGCCTCCACCTTCCCAGTCACTGTCCATGGCTGAGCAACTCCGAGGGGAGCCCTGGTTCCATGGGAAGCTGAGCcggcgggaggctgaggctctgCTGCAGCTGAATGGGGACTTCCTGGTGCGGGAGAGCacaaccacacctggccagtATGTGCTCACTGGCTTGCAGAGTGGGCAGCCCAAGCACCTGCTACTGGTGGACCCTGAGGGTGTG GTTCGGACAAAGGATCACCGCTTTGAGAGTGTCAGTCACCTCATCAGCTACCACATGGACAATCACTTGCCCATCATCTCTGCGGGCAGCGAACTGTGTCTACAGCAACCTGTGGAGCGAAAACTGTGA
- the SHC1 gene encoding SHC-transforming protein 1 isoform X5 yields the protein MNKLSGGGGRRTRVEGGQLGGEEWTRHGSFVNKPTRGWLHPNDKVMGPGVSYLVRYMGCVEVLQSMRALDFNTRTQVTREAISLVCEAVPGAKGATRRRKPCSRPLSSILGRSNLKFAGMPITLTVSTSSLNLMAADCKQIIANHHMQSISFASGGDPDTAEYVAYVAKDPVNQRATSPQSSLMASAVPSACHILECPEGLAQDVISTIGQAFELRFKQYLRNPPKLVTPHDRMAGFDGSAWDEEEEEPPDHQYYNDFPGKEPPLGGVVDMRLREGVTPGAARPTPPSAQTPSHLGATLPVGQPVGGDPEVRKQLPPPPPCPAGRELFDDPSYVNVQNLDKSRQAGAGPPNPAINGSAPRDLFDMKPFEDALRVPPPSQSLSMAEQLRGEPWFHGKLSRREAEALLQLNGDFLVRESTTTPGQYVLTGLQSGQPKHLLLVDPEGVVRTKDHRFESVSHLISYHMDNHLPIISAGSELCLQQPVERKL from the exons ATGAACAAGCTGAGTGGAGGCGGCGGGCGCAGGACTCGGGTGGAAGGGGGCCAGCTGGGGGGCGAGGAGTGGACCCGCCACGGGAGCTTTGTCAATAAGCCCACGCGGGGCTGGCTGCATCCCAACGACAAAGTCATGGGACCCGGGGTTTCCTACTTGGTTCGG TATATGGGCTGTGTGGAGGTCCTGCAGTCAATGCGTGCTCTTGACTTCAACACCCGGACTCAGGTCACCAG GGAGGCCATCAGTCTGGTGTGTGAGGCTGTGCCTGGTGCTAAGGGGGCAACAAGGAGGAGAAAG CCCTGTAGCCGCCCGCTCAGCTCTATCCTGGGGAGGAGTAACCTGAAATTTGCTGGAATGCCAATCACTCTCACCGTCTCCACCAGCAGCCTCAACCTCATGGCTGCAGACTGCAAACAG ATCATTGCCAACCACCACATGCAATCTATCTCATTTGCGTCCGGCGGGGATCCG GACACAGCCGAGTATGTCGCCTATGTTGCCAAAGACCCTGTGAATCAGAGAG CAACCTCACCTCAGAGCTCACTGATGGCCTCTGCTGTGCCCTCAGCCTGCCACATCTTGGAGTGTCCTGAAGGGCTTGCCCAGGACGTCATTAGCACCATTGGCCAGGCTTTCGAGTTGCGCTTCAAACAATACCTCAGGAACCCACCCAAACTGGTCACCCCCCATGACAG GATGGCTGGCTTTGATGGCTCAGCttgggatgaggaggaggaagagccacCTGATCATCAGTACTATAATGACTTCCCAGGGAAGGAACCCCCTCTTGGGGGGGTGGTAGACATGAGGCTTCGGGAAGGAGTCACTCCAGGGGCTGCTCGGCCCACTCCTCCCAGTGCCCAGACACCCAGCCACTTGGGCGCCACTCTG CCCGTAGGGCAGCCTGTTGGGGGAGACCCAGAAGTCCGCAAACAGTTGCCGCCTCCACCACCCTGCCCAG CAGGCAGAGAGCTCTTTGATGATCCCTCCTATGTCAACGTCCAGAACCTAGACAAGTCCCGGCAAGCAGGGGCTGGGCCCCCCAATCCTGCCATCAATGGCAGTGCACCCCGGGATCTCTTTGACATGA AGCCCTTTGAAGATGCCCTTCGGGTGCCTCCACCTTCCCAGTCACTGTCCATGGCTGAGCAACTCCGAGGGGAGCCCTGGTTCCATGGGAAGCTGAGCcggcgggaggctgaggctctgCTGCAGCTGAATGGGGACTTCCTGGTGCGGGAGAGCacaaccacacctggccagtATGTGCTCACTGGCTTGCAGAGTGGGCAGCCCAAGCACCTGCTACTGGTGGACCCTGAGGGTGTG GTTCGGACAAAGGATCACCGCTTTGAGAGTGTCAGTCACCTCATCAGCTACCACATGGACAATCACTTGCCCATCATCTCTGCGGGCAGCGAACTGTGTCTACAGCAACCTGTGGAGCGAAAACTGTGA
- the SHC1 gene encoding SHC-transforming protein 1 isoform X7, with amino-acid sequence MNKLSGGGGRRTRVEGGQLGGEEWTRHGSFVNKPTRGWLHPNDKVMGPGVSYLVRYMGCVEVLQSMRALDFNTRTQVTREAISLVCEAVPGAKGATRRRKPCSRPLSSILGRSNLKFAGMPITLTVSTSSLNLMAADCKQIIANHHMQSISFASGGDPDTAEYVAYVAKDPVNQRACHILECPEGLAQDVISTIGQAFELRFKQYLRNPPKLVTPHDRMAGFDGSAWDEEEEEPPDHQYYNDFPGKEPPLGGVVDMRLREGVTPGAARPTPPSAQTPSHLGATLPVGQPVGGDPEVRKQLPPPPPCPGRELFDDPSYVNVQNLDKSRQAGAGPPNPAINGSAPRDLFDMKPFEDALRVPPPSQSLSMAEQLRGEPWFHGKLSRREAEALLQLNGDFLVRESTTTPGQYVLTGLQSGQPKHLLLVDPEGVVRTKDHRFESVSHLISYHMDNHLPIISAGSELCLQQPVERKL; translated from the exons ATGAACAAGCTGAGTGGAGGCGGCGGGCGCAGGACTCGGGTGGAAGGGGGCCAGCTGGGGGGCGAGGAGTGGACCCGCCACGGGAGCTTTGTCAATAAGCCCACGCGGGGCTGGCTGCATCCCAACGACAAAGTCATGGGACCCGGGGTTTCCTACTTGGTTCGG TATATGGGCTGTGTGGAGGTCCTGCAGTCAATGCGTGCTCTTGACTTCAACACCCGGACTCAGGTCACCAG GGAGGCCATCAGTCTGGTGTGTGAGGCTGTGCCTGGTGCTAAGGGGGCAACAAGGAGGAGAAAG CCCTGTAGCCGCCCGCTCAGCTCTATCCTGGGGAGGAGTAACCTGAAATTTGCTGGAATGCCAATCACTCTCACCGTCTCCACCAGCAGCCTCAACCTCATGGCTGCAGACTGCAAACAG ATCATTGCCAACCACCACATGCAATCTATCTCATTTGCGTCCGGCGGGGATCCG GACACAGCCGAGTATGTCGCCTATGTTGCCAAAGACCCTGTGAATCAGAGAG CCTGCCACATCTTGGAGTGTCCTGAAGGGCTTGCCCAGGACGTCATTAGCACCATTGGCCAGGCTTTCGAGTTGCGCTTCAAACAATACCTCAGGAACCCACCCAAACTGGTCACCCCCCATGACAG GATGGCTGGCTTTGATGGCTCAGCttgggatgaggaggaggaagagccacCTGATCATCAGTACTATAATGACTTCCCAGGGAAGGAACCCCCTCTTGGGGGGGTGGTAGACATGAGGCTTCGGGAAGGAGTCACTCCAGGGGCTGCTCGGCCCACTCCTCCCAGTGCCCAGACACCCAGCCACTTGGGCGCCACTCTG CCCGTAGGGCAGCCTGTTGGGGGAGACCCAGAAGTCCGCAAACAGTTGCCGCCTCCACCACCCTGCCCAG GCAGAGAGCTCTTTGATGATCCCTCCTATGTCAACGTCCAGAACCTAGACAAGTCCCGGCAAGCAGGGGCTGGGCCCCCCAATCCTGCCATCAATGGCAGTGCACCCCGGGATCTCTTTGACATGA AGCCCTTTGAAGATGCCCTTCGGGTGCCTCCACCTTCCCAGTCACTGTCCATGGCTGAGCAACTCCGAGGGGAGCCCTGGTTCCATGGGAAGCTGAGCcggcgggaggctgaggctctgCTGCAGCTGAATGGGGACTTCCTGGTGCGGGAGAGCacaaccacacctggccagtATGTGCTCACTGGCTTGCAGAGTGGGCAGCCCAAGCACCTGCTACTGGTGGACCCTGAGGGTGTG GTTCGGACAAAGGATCACCGCTTTGAGAGTGTCAGTCACCTCATCAGCTACCACATGGACAATCACTTGCCCATCATCTCTGCGGGCAGCGAACTGTGTCTACAGCAACCTGTGGAGCGAAAACTGTGA
- the SHC1 gene encoding SHC-transforming protein 1 isoform X2 yields the protein MDLLPPKPKYNPLRNESLSSLEEGASGSTPPEELPSPSASSLGPILPPLAGDDSPTTLCSFFPRMSNLKLANPAGGRLGPKGEPGRAADDGEGIVGAALPDSGSLPLLQDMNKLSGGGGRRTRVEGGQLGGEEWTRHGSFVNKPTRGWLHPNDKVMGPGVSYLVRYMGCVEVLQSMRALDFNTRTQVTREAISLVCEAVPGAKGATRRRKPCSRPLSSILGRSNLKFAGMPITLTVSTSSLNLMAADCKQIIANHHMQSISFASGGDPDTAEYVAYVAKDPVNQRATSPQSSLMASAVPSACHILECPEGLAQDVISTIGQAFELRFKQYLRNPPKLVTPHDRMAGFDGSAWDEEEEEPPDHQYYNDFPGKEPPLGGVVDMRLREGVTPGAARPTPPSAQTPSHLGATLPVGQPVGGDPEVRKQLPPPPPCPGRELFDDPSYVNVQNLDKSRQAGAGPPNPAINGSAPRDLFDMKPFEDALRVPPPSQSLSMAEQLRGEPWFHGKLSRREAEALLQLNGDFLVRESTTTPGQYVLTGLQSGQPKHLLLVDPEGVVRTKDHRFESVSHLISYHMDNHLPIISAGSELCLQQPVERKL from the exons ATGGATCTCCTGCCCCCCAAGCCCAAGTACAACCCACTTCGGAATGAGTCTCTGTCATCGCTGGAGGAGGGGGCTTCAGGGTCTACCCCCCCGGAGGAGCTGCCTTCCCCATCAGCCTCGTCCCTGGGGCCCATTCTGCCTCCTCTTGCTGGGGATGATAGTCCCACTACCCTGTGCTCCTTCTTTCCCCGGATGAGCAACCTGAAGCTGGCCAACCCGGCTGGGGGGCGCCTGGGGCCTAAGGGGGAGCCAGGAAGGGCAGCCGATGATGGGGAGGGGATCGTAGGGGCAGCCTTGCCGGACTctggctccctgcccctcctccaggacATGAACAAGCTGAGTGGAGGCGGCGGGCGCAGGACTCGGGTGGAAGGGGGCCAGCTGGGGGGCGAGGAGTGGACCCGCCACGGGAGCTTTGTCAATAAGCCCACGCGGGGCTGGCTGCATCCCAACGACAAAGTCATGGGACCCGGGGTTTCCTACTTGGTTCGG TATATGGGCTGTGTGGAGGTCCTGCAGTCAATGCGTGCTCTTGACTTCAACACCCGGACTCAGGTCACCAG GGAGGCCATCAGTCTGGTGTGTGAGGCTGTGCCTGGTGCTAAGGGGGCAACAAGGAGGAGAAAG CCCTGTAGCCGCCCGCTCAGCTCTATCCTGGGGAGGAGTAACCTGAAATTTGCTGGAATGCCAATCACTCTCACCGTCTCCACCAGCAGCCTCAACCTCATGGCTGCAGACTGCAAACAG ATCATTGCCAACCACCACATGCAATCTATCTCATTTGCGTCCGGCGGGGATCCG GACACAGCCGAGTATGTCGCCTATGTTGCCAAAGACCCTGTGAATCAGAGAG CAACCTCACCTCAGAGCTCACTGATGGCCTCTGCTGTGCCCTCAGCCTGCCACATCTTGGAGTGTCCTGAAGGGCTTGCCCAGGACGTCATTAGCACCATTGGCCAGGCTTTCGAGTTGCGCTTCAAACAATACCTCAGGAACCCACCCAAACTGGTCACCCCCCATGACAG GATGGCTGGCTTTGATGGCTCAGCttgggatgaggaggaggaagagccacCTGATCATCAGTACTATAATGACTTCCCAGGGAAGGAACCCCCTCTTGGGGGGGTGGTAGACATGAGGCTTCGGGAAGGAGTCACTCCAGGGGCTGCTCGGCCCACTCCTCCCAGTGCCCAGACACCCAGCCACTTGGGCGCCACTCTG CCCGTAGGGCAGCCTGTTGGGGGAGACCCAGAAGTCCGCAAACAGTTGCCGCCTCCACCACCCTGCCCAG GCAGAGAGCTCTTTGATGATCCCTCCTATGTCAACGTCCAGAACCTAGACAAGTCCCGGCAAGCAGGGGCTGGGCCCCCCAATCCTGCCATCAATGGCAGTGCACCCCGGGATCTCTTTGACATGA AGCCCTTTGAAGATGCCCTTCGGGTGCCTCCACCTTCCCAGTCACTGTCCATGGCTGAGCAACTCCGAGGGGAGCCCTGGTTCCATGGGAAGCTGAGCcggcgggaggctgaggctctgCTGCAGCTGAATGGGGACTTCCTGGTGCGGGAGAGCacaaccacacctggccagtATGTGCTCACTGGCTTGCAGAGTGGGCAGCCCAAGCACCTGCTACTGGTGGACCCTGAGGGTGTG GTTCGGACAAAGGATCACCGCTTTGAGAGTGTCAGTCACCTCATCAGCTACCACATGGACAATCACTTGCCCATCATCTCTGCGGGCAGCGAACTGTGTCTACAGCAACCTGTGGAGCGAAAACTGTGA